A single region of the bacterium genome encodes:
- the rplP gene encoding 50S ribosomal protein L16 produces the protein MLSPKKVKHRKMFKGRRAGGARRGSDLAFGEYGLQAVQDGWITARQIEAARIAMTRSVKRGGKIWIRIFPDKPITKKPAETRMGKGKGAPEEWVAVVKPGRILYEMEGVEPALAQQSLRLAASKLAIRTKFVAREGTHEG, from the coding sequence AAAGGTCAAGCACCGGAAGATGTTCAAGGGCCGCCGGGCCGGCGGCGCGCGCCGCGGTTCGGATCTCGCGTTCGGCGAGTACGGGCTGCAGGCCGTGCAGGACGGCTGGATCACCGCCCGCCAAATCGAGGCCGCGCGTATCGCGATGACGCGCTCGGTCAAGCGCGGCGGCAAGATCTGGATCCGCATCTTTCCGGACAAGCCGATCACGAAAAAGCCCGCCGAGACGCGCATGGGCAAGGGCAAGGGCGCGCCGGAGGAATGGGTGGCCGTGGTGAAGCCCGGCCGCATCCTTTACGAAATGGAAGGCGTCGAGCCGGCGCTCGCGCAGCAGTCGCTGCGCCTGGCGGCCTCCAAACTCGCGATCCGGACGAAGTTCGTCGCGCGGGAGGGCACCCATGAAGGGTGA